In a genomic window of Bordetella petrii:
- a CDS encoding LysR family transcriptional regulator, whose translation MKPNLSDLNAFVVVAAKGFRGGARQSGASASAVSEAVRRLETQLGVRLLHRTTRSVVPTEAGQRLLERLAPALGEVEAALDVVNNFRERPAGTLRLNVPISAVRLVLPAIVPGFLAAYPDIVLHVVADDNFVDVLAEGCDAGIRYDERLEQDMIAVPIGPRVQRFACAAAPGYLKRHGRPRHPREILKHSCLRFRFHSGVMPAWEFTRKKETLKLEPPARLIVQAGAAVDLAIETAVAGTGMIYLFEDWLRPYLDRGELEPVLEDWWPAFSGPFLYYPGRRFVPAALKAFVAYVRQCNINQGQALV comes from the coding sequence ATGAAACCTAACCTGAGTGACCTGAACGCGTTCGTCGTCGTGGCGGCCAAGGGTTTTCGCGGCGGCGCCCGGCAAAGCGGGGCCAGCGCCTCGGCCGTAAGCGAGGCGGTGCGCCGCCTGGAAACCCAGCTGGGCGTGCGGCTGCTGCACCGTACTACGCGTTCTGTCGTGCCCACCGAAGCGGGACAGCGCCTGCTTGAACGCCTGGCCCCGGCGCTTGGCGAAGTCGAGGCGGCGCTGGACGTGGTGAACAATTTTCGTGAGCGGCCGGCCGGCACACTGCGCCTGAACGTGCCCATCAGCGCCGTGCGCCTGGTGTTGCCGGCTATCGTGCCGGGCTTCCTGGCGGCGTATCCCGACATCGTCCTGCACGTGGTGGCCGACGACAACTTTGTCGACGTGCTGGCCGAGGGCTGCGATGCGGGCATCCGCTACGACGAGCGGCTGGAGCAAGACATGATCGCCGTACCAATTGGTCCGCGCGTGCAGCGTTTTGCTTGCGCGGCGGCGCCCGGCTATCTGAAGCGCCACGGCAGGCCCAGGCATCCGCGCGAGATACTGAAACATTCATGCCTGCGTTTCCGCTTCCATAGCGGAGTCATGCCCGCCTGGGAGTTCACGCGGAAAAAAGAGACGCTGAAGCTCGAGCCCCCGGCCAGGCTGATCGTACAGGCGGGAGCGGCCGTCGATCTGGCTATCGAGACCGCGGTGGCAGGCACCGGAATGATTTATTTATTCGAGGACTGGCTGCGGCCTTACCTGGATCGTGGAGAACTCGAACCGGTACTGGAAGACTGGTGGCCCGCGTTTTCGGGGCCGTTTCTTTATTACCCGGGGCGGCGATTCGTACCGGCGGCGTTGAAGGCATTTGTGGCCTACGTGCGGCAATGCAATATCAACCAGGGGCAGGCACTGGTCTGA